From one Streptomyces mobaraensis genomic stretch:
- a CDS encoding trp operon leader peptide — translation MLALSHQNWWWTAHPAAH, via the coding sequence ATGCTCGCGCTTTCGCACCAGAACTGGTGGTGGACCGCTCACCCGGCGGCCCACTGA
- a CDS encoding anthranilate synthase family protein, translated as MHDDTIAALPSLLARLTAPGHPPFALLHRRTPGLAGDTVELLTGPVAEAARLADIALPDGPPAPGAPAHDALALVPFRQLRERGFEVHDDGTPLLVLHPEETYELPLADVLAALPAHEVRVEGGAFDVGDEEYARIVERVVRDEIGSGEGADFVVRRTFEGEIHGFGPADALALFRRLLSGERGAYWTYVVHTGDRTLVGASPEVHVRMSGGTVVMNPISGTYRYPAEGPSADGLLAFLHDRKEVEELSMVVDEELKMMCTVGDRGGVVIGPRLREMAHLAHTEYELRGRSSLDVREVLKETMFAATVTGSPVENACRVIRRHEAGGRGYYAGALALIGRDAGGARTLDSPILIRTADIDRRGRLRLSVGATLVRHSDPRGEVAETHAKAAAVLAALGVRPPVGRPAAGAPVRLADDPRVRAALDARRADLAPFWLRMRDPVPGAASGHALVVDAEDTFTAMLAHLLRASGFDVTVRRFDEPGLREAALAHEGPVVLGPGPGDPSASGGPRMRLLRGLTADLLAGHRHGLLGVCLGHELIAAELGLDIVRKAVPFQGAQERIDFFGVPETVGFYNTFTARCDAAVAAELGAHGVDVSVDAVTREVHALRGPGFAGVQFHPESVLTLDGVGVVGRLLAAVAAVG; from the coding sequence GTGCACGACGACACGATCGCCGCCCTCCCCTCCCTTTTGGCCCGGCTCACCGCCCCGGGCCACCCGCCGTTCGCCCTGCTCCACCGCCGCACCCCGGGGCTCGCCGGGGACACCGTCGAACTGCTCACCGGCCCGGTCGCCGAGGCCGCGCGGCTGGCGGACATCGCGCTGCCGGACGGGCCGCCCGCGCCGGGCGCCCCGGCGCACGACGCGCTGGCCCTCGTCCCGTTCCGGCAGCTGCGCGAGCGCGGCTTCGAGGTCCACGACGACGGGACGCCCCTGCTCGTCCTGCACCCCGAGGAGACGTACGAGCTGCCGCTCGCCGACGTCCTCGCCGCGCTGCCCGCGCACGAGGTACGGGTGGAGGGCGGCGCGTTCGACGTCGGCGACGAGGAGTACGCGCGGATCGTCGAGCGGGTCGTCCGGGACGAGATCGGCAGCGGCGAGGGGGCCGACTTCGTCGTCCGCCGCACCTTCGAGGGGGAGATCCACGGCTTCGGGCCGGCCGACGCGCTGGCCCTCTTCCGCCGGCTGCTGTCCGGCGAGCGCGGCGCGTACTGGACGTACGTCGTGCACACCGGCGACCGGACGCTCGTCGGGGCGAGCCCCGAGGTCCATGTGCGGATGTCCGGCGGCACGGTGGTCATGAACCCGATCAGCGGCACCTACCGCTACCCCGCCGAGGGACCCTCCGCCGACGGGCTGCTCGCCTTCCTCCACGACCGCAAGGAGGTGGAGGAGCTGTCCATGGTCGTGGACGAGGAGCTCAAGATGATGTGCACCGTCGGCGACCGGGGCGGCGTGGTGATCGGCCCGCGGCTGCGCGAGATGGCCCACCTCGCCCACACCGAGTACGAACTGCGGGGACGGTCGTCGCTGGACGTGCGGGAAGTGCTGAAGGAGACCATGTTCGCGGCGACGGTCACCGGGTCGCCGGTGGAGAACGCCTGCCGCGTCATCCGCCGCCACGAGGCCGGCGGGCGCGGCTACTACGCGGGCGCCCTCGCCCTCATCGGCCGCGACGCCGGCGGCGCCCGCACCCTGGACTCACCCATCCTCATCCGCACCGCCGACATCGACCGGCGCGGCCGGCTGCGGCTCTCCGTCGGCGCCACCCTCGTCCGGCACTCCGACCCGCGCGGCGAGGTGGCCGAGACGCACGCGAAGGCGGCGGCCGTCCTGGCGGCCCTCGGCGTCCGGCCGCCCGTCGGCCGCCCGGCGGCCGGAGCTCCCGTCCGGCTCGCCGACGATCCCCGGGTGCGAGCCGCGCTGGACGCGCGGCGGGCGGATCTGGCGCCGTTCTGGCTGCGGATGCGGGACCCCGTGCCGGGGGCGGCTTCGGGGCATGCTCTCGTCGTCGACGCCGAGGACACGTTCACGGCGATGCTCGCCCATCTGCTGCGGGCCTCGGGGTTCGACGTCACCGTCCGGCGCTTCGACGAGCCCGGCCTGCGGGAGGCGGCCCTCGCTCATGAGGGCCCGGTCGTCCTGGGGCCCGGCCCCGGCGATCCGTCCGCTTCCGGCGGCCCGCGCATGCGGCTGCTGCGCGGGCTGACCGCCGATCTTCTCGCCGGACACCGGCACGGGCTCCTCGGCGTCTGCCTCGGGCATGAACTCATCGCCGCCGAGCTGGGGTTGGACATCGTCCGGAAGGCGGTGCCCTTCCAGGGCGCGCAGGAGCGGATCGACTTCTTCGGGGTGCCGGAGACGGTGGGGTTCTACAACACGTTCACGGCGCGGTGTGATGCGGCGGTGGCGGCGGAGCTGGGGGCTCACGGGGTGGATGTTTCCGTGGATGCTGTGACGCGTGAAGTTCACGCTCTCCGTGGGCCCGGCTTCGCCGGGGTGCAGTTTCATCCGGAGTCGGTGCTGACGCTGGATGGGGTGGGGGTGGTGGGGCGGCTGCTGGCCGCGGTGGCGGCCGTGGGGTGA
- a CDS encoding deoxyribonuclease IV — MSGAVMSGAVPAGIPRNPVGGHIPVAGGLARTGLPYAREIGAEAVQVFVANPRGWATPPGSPRQDEEFRAGCTEAGLPVYVHAPYLINFGSHTEATAERSVDSLRHSLRRGRQIGARGVVVHTGSATGGRPRAEALTQVGERLLPLLDELTHDDDPRLLLEPTAGQGASLCSWIADLGPYFDVLDRHPKLGVCLDTCHLFAAGHDLAAPGGMKAALDELVAVAGPGRLGLIHANDSKDVAGAHKDRHENIGSGHIGVTPFADLFTHPETAGVPLTIETPGGVAGHAADVARLKGLRG, encoded by the coding sequence ATGTCCGGCGCTGTGATGTCCGGCGCTGTGCCGGCGGGCATACCCCGCAACCCCGTCGGCGGCCACATCCCGGTGGCCGGCGGCCTGGCCCGCACCGGCCTGCCCTACGCCCGCGAGATCGGCGCCGAAGCCGTACAGGTCTTCGTCGCCAACCCGCGCGGCTGGGCGACCCCGCCCGGCAGCCCGCGGCAGGACGAGGAGTTCCGCGCGGGCTGTACGGAGGCCGGGCTGCCGGTGTACGTCCACGCGCCCTACCTGATCAACTTCGGATCCCACACGGAGGCGACCGCCGAACGCTCCGTGGACTCCCTCCGCCACTCCCTCCGCCGGGGCCGGCAGATCGGCGCCCGCGGCGTCGTCGTCCACACCGGCTCCGCCACCGGCGGCCGCCCGCGCGCCGAGGCCCTGACGCAGGTGGGCGAACGCCTGCTCCCGCTCCTCGACGAGCTGACGCACGACGACGACCCCCGCCTCCTCCTGGAGCCGACGGCCGGCCAGGGCGCGTCCCTCTGCTCCTGGATCGCCGACCTGGGCCCCTACTTCGACGTCCTCGACCGGCACCCGAAGCTCGGCGTCTGCCTCGACACGTGCCACTTGTTCGCGGCCGGCCACGATCTCGCCGCTCCCGGCGGGATGAAGGCGGCTCTCGACGAACTGGTCGCCGTGGCGGGGCCGGGGCGGCTCGGCCTGATCCACGCGAACGACTCGAAGGATGTGGCCGGGGCGCACAAGGATCGGCACGAGAACATCGGCTCGGGGCATATCGGGGTGACCCCGTTCGCCGACCTGTTCACTCACCCGGAGACGGCGGGGGTGCCGCTGACGATCGAGACGCCTGGCGGCGTCGCGGGGCATGCGGCGGATGTGGCGCGGCTGAAGGGGTTGCGGGGCTGA
- the pknB gene encoding Stk1 family PASTA domain-containing Ser/Thr kinase, with translation MDTTLPDPLVDQLLDGRYRIQARVAAGGMATVYRALDTRLDRVLAVKVMHPALAADKVFVERFIREAKSAARLDHPNVVSVYDQGTDGGYVYLAMEYVAGCTLRDVLRERGALQPRAALDIVEPVLAALGAAHRAGLVHRDMKPENVLIGDDGRVKVADFGLARTVGTNSATNTGSILGTVSYLAPEQIEHGTADTRTDVYACGVVLYEMLTGVKPHSGASPAQVLYQHLHRDVPPPSQEVPGLAPELDDLVTVATARDPELRPSDAVGMLGLVRAARATLTREQLDARPPLAAGPAVAGDDEEATSVLPRPVTAQPLPPAEAPEPDPMDMTARFDGPPEPPPPPAPPARPRRFAALRRRPRRAVLIVAGVLLALLAGTGVWYINAGQFTSVPAVLDLTQAQAEKKLGKAGLKVRVQPEFSDTVERGHVMSTDPKPGERIRNTGRVSIVVSRGPERAEVPNVVGMRLDEAKKRITQAGLTVGDVRTQFSDETPQGEVLSSDPRGGDERRPDSPVSLIVSKGEPVEVPDVSGLSPDDAQSTLSDAGLRIKVSDAQVYSDREKGDVAEQSPARGVQVAKGDTVTVTLSKGKEMLTVPDVTGRSEADAKRILTSAGFQVRVDRPFFFPKDSVDSQSVRAGDKAARGDTITIRLKGAL, from the coding sequence GTGGATACGACCCTGCCGGACCCCCTCGTCGACCAGCTGCTCGACGGCCGCTACCGCATTCAGGCGCGGGTAGCCGCAGGCGGCATGGCCACGGTGTACCGGGCGCTGGACACCCGGCTCGACCGGGTGCTCGCCGTGAAGGTGATGCACCCGGCCCTCGCCGCGGACAAGGTCTTCGTCGAACGCTTCATCCGGGAGGCCAAGTCCGCGGCCCGCCTGGACCACCCGAACGTGGTGAGCGTCTACGACCAGGGGACGGACGGCGGATACGTCTACCTCGCGATGGAGTACGTGGCCGGCTGCACCCTGCGGGACGTGCTGCGCGAGCGGGGCGCGCTCCAGCCGAGGGCGGCGCTGGACATCGTGGAGCCGGTGCTGGCCGCGCTGGGCGCCGCCCACCGCGCGGGCCTGGTGCACCGGGACATGAAGCCGGAGAACGTGCTGATCGGCGACGACGGCCGGGTCAAGGTCGCCGACTTCGGCCTGGCCCGCACCGTGGGCACCAACAGCGCCACCAACACCGGCTCCATCCTGGGCACCGTCTCCTATCTGGCCCCCGAGCAGATCGAGCACGGCACGGCGGACACCCGCACCGACGTCTACGCCTGCGGCGTCGTCCTCTACGAGATGCTCACCGGCGTCAAGCCGCACAGCGGCGCCAGCCCGGCCCAGGTGCTCTACCAGCACCTGCACCGGGACGTGCCGCCGCCGTCGCAGGAGGTCCCGGGGCTGGCCCCGGAGCTGGACGACCTGGTGACGGTGGCCACGGCCCGCGATCCGGAGCTGCGCCCGTCGGACGCGGTCGGCATGCTGGGCCTGGTCCGGGCCGCCCGCGCCACACTGACCCGCGAGCAGCTGGACGCCCGTCCGCCGCTGGCCGCGGGCCCGGCGGTGGCGGGCGACGACGAGGAGGCGACGAGCGTCCTGCCGCGCCCGGTCACCGCGCAGCCGCTGCCCCCGGCGGAGGCTCCTGAGCCGGACCCGATGGACATGACGGCGCGGTTCGACGGCCCGCCCGAGCCCCCGCCGCCGCCCGCTCCCCCGGCCCGCCCCCGGCGGTTCGCCGCCCTGCGGCGCCGGCCGCGGCGCGCGGTGCTGATCGTGGCCGGCGTGCTGCTGGCCCTGCTGGCCGGCACGGGCGTCTGGTACATCAACGCGGGCCAGTTCACCTCCGTCCCCGCCGTACTCGACCTGACCCAGGCGCAGGCGGAGAAGAAGCTGGGCAAGGCCGGGCTCAAGGTCCGCGTCCAGCCCGAGTTCAGCGACACGGTCGAGCGCGGCCATGTGATGTCCACCGACCCCAAGCCCGGCGAGCGCATCCGGAACACCGGCCGGGTGAGCATCGTCGTCTCCCGCGGCCCGGAGCGGGCCGAGGTCCCCAACGTCGTCGGCATGCGGCTGGACGAGGCGAAGAAACGGATCACCCAGGCGGGCCTGACGGTCGGCGACGTCCGGACGCAGTTCAGCGACGAGACCCCGCAGGGCGAGGTGCTCTCCAGCGACCCCCGCGGCGGCGACGAGCGCCGCCCCGACTCCCCGGTGTCCCTGATCGTCAGCAAGGGCGAGCCGGTGGAGGTGCCGGACGTGTCCGGCCTGTCGCCCGACGACGCCCAGTCCACCCTGAGCGACGCGGGCCTGCGGATCAAGGTCTCGGACGCGCAGGTGTACTCCGACCGGGAGAAGGGCGACGTCGCCGAGCAGTCCCCCGCCCGGGGCGTGCAGGTGGCCAAGGGCGACACCGTGACCGTCACCCTGTCCAAGGGCAAGGAGATGCTCACCGTCCCGGACGTCACCGGCCGCAGCGAGGCCGACGCCAAGCGGATCCTGACCTCCGCCGGCTTCCAGGTCCGGGTGGACCGGCCGTTCTTCTTCCCCAAGGACTCCGTGGACAGCCAGTCCGTCCGGGCCGGCGACAAGGCCGCCCGCGGCGACACGATCACCATCCGCCTTAAGGGAGCCCTGTGA
- a CDS encoding thiazole synthase: MADDTLTIAGTPFTSRLIMGTGGAPSLDVLERALLASGTELTTVAMRRLDPAVRGSVLSVLERHGIRVLPNTAGCFTAGEAVLTARLAREALGTDWVKLEVIADERTLLPDPIELLDAAEILVDDGFTVLPYTNDDPVLARRLEDVGCAAIMPLGSPIGSGLGIRNPHNFQLITERAKVPVILDAGAGTASDAALAMELGCAAVMLASAVTRAQEPVLMAEAMRHAVEAGRLAHRAGRIPRRHFAEASSPTAGLALLDPERPAFSAR, from the coding sequence GTGGCGGACGACACGCTCACCATCGCCGGCACCCCGTTCACCTCCCGCCTGATCATGGGAACGGGCGGGGCGCCCAGCCTCGACGTCCTGGAACGGGCCCTGCTCGCCTCCGGCACCGAACTGACCACCGTCGCCATGCGCCGCCTCGACCCGGCGGTCCGCGGCTCGGTCCTCTCCGTCCTGGAACGGCACGGCATCCGGGTGCTGCCCAACACCGCCGGCTGCTTCACCGCCGGCGAGGCCGTCCTCACCGCCCGGCTGGCCCGCGAGGCGCTCGGCACCGACTGGGTGAAGCTGGAGGTCATCGCCGACGAGCGCACCCTCCTCCCCGACCCGATCGAGCTCCTCGACGCGGCCGAGATCCTCGTCGACGACGGCTTCACCGTCCTCCCCTACACCAACGACGACCCGGTCCTCGCCCGCCGCCTGGAAGACGTCGGCTGCGCCGCGATCATGCCCCTCGGCTCCCCCATCGGCTCCGGCCTCGGCATCCGCAACCCGCACAACTTCCAGCTCATCACCGAGCGGGCCAAGGTCCCCGTCATCCTGGACGCGGGCGCCGGCACGGCGTCGGACGCGGCCCTCGCCATGGAGCTCGGCTGCGCGGCGGTGATGCTCGCGTCGGCGGTGACGCGCGCCCAGGAGCCGGTGCTGATGGCGGAGGCGATGCGCCACGCGGTCGAGGCGGGGCGCCTCGCGCACCGGGCGGGACGGATCCCGCGCCGGCACTTCGCGGAGGCATCGTCGCCGACGGCGGGGTTGGCGCTCCTGGACCCGGAGCGGCCGGCTTTCAGCGCGCGCTGA
- the thiS gene encoding sulfur carrier protein ThiS, translating to MTDVHTIHVNGERRAVPPGTTLATVVTGLTGRPGSPGGVAAAVNEAVVPRGSWADTPLRDGDRVEVLTAVQGG from the coding sequence ATGACCGACGTCCACACCATCCACGTCAACGGCGAGCGGCGCGCCGTCCCGCCCGGGACCACCCTCGCCACCGTCGTCACCGGCCTCACCGGCCGCCCCGGCTCCCCGGGCGGCGTGGCCGCGGCCGTCAACGAGGCCGTCGTCCCGCGCGGCAGCTGGGCGGACACGCCCCTGCGCGACGGCGACCGCGTCGAGGTCCTCACCGCGGTGCAGGGAGGCTGA
- the thiO gene encoding glycine oxidase ThiO, producing MHASTRSAPGPYDVLVAGGGIIGLVTAWRAAQRGLRTAVADPAPGGGAALVAAGMLAAVTELHYGEQALLALNLASARRYPAFTAELEEASGRDTGYRACGTLAVALDADDRAHLRELGAFQRRCGLEAEWLTGRECRRLEPMLAPGVQGGLRVDGDHQTDPRRLAAALLTACERAGVTLHRAAVTRVLLDGDRAAGAELADGRRIAAGQTVLAAGSHSGRMAGLPDAVLPPVRPVKGQTLRLRVPEAYRPFLSRTVRAVVRGNPVYLVPRENGELVIGATTEELGWDTTVTAGGVYELLRDAHELVPGLTELPLAETSAGLRPGSPDNAPLLGPTGLPGLHLATGHHRNGVLLTPLTGDVMAEVLTTGRLPEEARPFTPRRFAASGAAPSALAQEPSA from the coding sequence ATGCACGCGTCTACGCGATCAGCACCGGGACCGTACGACGTCCTGGTGGCCGGCGGTGGGATCATCGGCCTGGTGACCGCCTGGCGCGCCGCCCAGCGCGGCCTGCGAACCGCCGTCGCCGACCCGGCGCCCGGTGGCGGGGCCGCCCTGGTGGCGGCCGGGATGCTGGCCGCCGTCACCGAACTGCACTACGGCGAGCAGGCGCTGCTCGCCCTCAACCTGGCCTCCGCCCGCCGCTACCCCGCGTTCACGGCCGAGCTGGAGGAGGCGAGCGGCCGGGACACCGGCTACCGCGCCTGCGGCACCCTCGCCGTCGCCCTCGACGCCGACGACCGCGCCCACCTGCGTGAACTCGGCGCGTTCCAGCGGCGCTGCGGGCTGGAGGCGGAGTGGCTGACCGGCCGCGAGTGCCGCCGCCTGGAGCCGATGCTCGCCCCGGGCGTCCAGGGCGGCCTGCGGGTGGACGGCGACCACCAGACCGACCCCCGGCGGCTGGCCGCCGCCCTGCTGACCGCCTGCGAACGCGCCGGGGTGACCCTGCACCGCGCGGCCGTCACCCGGGTGCTGCTCGACGGCGACCGGGCCGCGGGCGCCGAACTCGCCGACGGGCGGCGGATCGCCGCCGGCCAGACCGTCCTGGCGGCCGGCAGCCACAGCGGCCGGATGGCCGGGCTGCCCGACGCCGTCCTGCCACCGGTCCGCCCGGTGAAGGGCCAGACCCTGCGGCTGCGCGTCCCCGAGGCGTACCGGCCGTTCCTCTCCCGCACCGTCCGGGCGGTCGTCCGCGGCAACCCCGTCTACCTGGTGCCCCGGGAGAACGGCGAGCTGGTGATCGGCGCGACCACCGAGGAGCTCGGCTGGGACACCACCGTCACCGCCGGCGGCGTCTACGAACTGCTGCGCGACGCGCACGAGCTGGTGCCCGGCCTCACCGAACTGCCGCTCGCCGAGACCTCCGCCGGGCTGCGCCCCGGCTCCCCCGACAACGCGCCCCTCCTCGGCCCGACCGGCCTGCCGGGCCTGCACCTGGCCACCGGCCACCACCGCAACGGCGTCCTGCTGACCCCGCTCACCGGGGACGTCATGGCCGAGGTGCTCACCACCGGGCGGCTGCCCGAGGAGGCCCGCCCGTTCACCCCCCGCCGGTTCGCCGCGTCCGGCGCCGCCCCTTCCGCCCTCGCCCAGGAGCCCTCCGCATGA
- a CDS encoding NAD(P)/FAD-dependent oxidoreductase, translating to MSEQTNTRSGTAPDEPVGGTVRRRVVVVGAGMAGVQTAVALREQGWEGTITLLGAEPHPPYDRPPLSKSVLLGKADGSAFEVDFASLDIELALGLEVTGLRAADHEVDTPRGPVPYDVLVVATGAEPVRLPGAEDLPGVHLLRTLDDAERLRPLLERKGDVVAVGAGWIGAEFATAAREAGCRVTVVEAADRPLAGALPAEVAAHMAGWYEQSGARLLTGARVAALEPGAVLLADGTRLTADAVVVGIGARPATGWLAGSGVELAADRSVVTDDRLRTSVPDVYAVGDCASFPSARYGERLLVHHWDNALQGPKTVAANIVHGPAEGPVYDPVPYFWSEQFGRFVQYAGHHAAADELVWRGDPAGAAWTVCWLRGGVLVAVLAVGRPRDLAQGRKLIERSAVVDRARVMDPAVPLKSAVG from the coding sequence GTGAGTGAGCAGACGAACACCCGCAGTGGTACGGCCCCCGACGAGCCGGTGGGAGGCACGGTGCGGCGGCGCGTCGTCGTCGTCGGCGCCGGCATGGCCGGCGTGCAGACCGCCGTCGCCCTCCGCGAACAGGGCTGGGAGGGCACGATCACCCTGCTGGGCGCCGAACCCCACCCGCCCTATGACCGGCCGCCGCTGTCCAAGTCGGTGCTGCTCGGCAAGGCGGACGGGTCCGCGTTCGAGGTCGACTTCGCCTCGCTCGACATCGAGCTCGCACTCGGCCTGGAGGTCACCGGGCTGCGCGCCGCCGACCACGAGGTGGACACGCCGCGCGGCCCCGTCCCATACGACGTCCTGGTGGTGGCCACCGGCGCCGAGCCGGTCCGGCTGCCCGGCGCCGAGGACCTGCCCGGCGTCCACCTGCTGCGCACCCTGGACGACGCGGAGCGGCTGCGGCCGCTGCTGGAACGGAAGGGCGACGTGGTCGCCGTCGGCGCCGGCTGGATCGGCGCCGAGTTCGCCACCGCCGCCCGCGAGGCCGGCTGCCGGGTGACCGTCGTCGAGGCCGCCGACCGCCCGCTCGCCGGCGCGCTGCCCGCCGAGGTCGCCGCGCACATGGCCGGCTGGTACGAGCAGAGCGGCGCCCGGCTGCTCACCGGCGCCCGGGTGGCCGCCCTGGAGCCGGGCGCCGTGCTGCTGGCCGACGGCACCCGGCTGACCGCCGACGCCGTCGTCGTCGGCATCGGCGCGCGGCCCGCCACCGGCTGGCTCGCCGGCTCGGGCGTCGAGCTCGCGGCCGACCGGTCCGTCGTCACCGACGACCGGCTGCGGACGTCCGTCCCGGACGTGTACGCGGTCGGGGACTGCGCCTCCTTCCCCTCCGCGCGGTACGGCGAACGGCTCCTCGTCCACCACTGGGACAACGCCCTCCAGGGGCCGAAGACCGTCGCCGCGAACATCGTGCACGGGCCGGCCGAGGGGCCGGTCTACGACCCGGTGCCCTACTTCTGGTCCGAGCAGTTCGGGCGGTTCGTGCAGTACGCGGGGCATCACGCGGCCGCTGACGAGCTGGTGTGGCGGGGGGACCCGGCGGGGGCCGCGTGGACGGTGTGCTGGCTGCGGGGCGGTGTGCTGGTCGCGGTGCTGGCGGTGGGGCGGCCGCGGGATCTGGCGCAGGGGCGGAAGCTGATCGAGAGGTCCGCGGTCGTGGACCGGGCGCGGGTCATGGATCCGGCGGTGCCGCTGAAGTCGGCGGTGGGGTGA
- a CDS encoding helix-turn-helix domain-containing protein: MTEIDTKTDALVSEWLTLPDIAEMLDVEVTRVRQLVKEGQLIAVRRGENRVLQVPAAFIGEGKVVKGLAGTLTLLKDDGFTDEEMLEWLFTPDPTLPGTPAQALRENRGTEVKRRAQALAV; the protein is encoded by the coding sequence GTGACCGAGATTGACACGAAGACCGATGCCCTCGTTTCCGAGTGGCTCACCCTCCCCGACATCGCCGAGATGCTCGACGTGGAGGTGACGCGCGTACGGCAGTTGGTGAAGGAGGGCCAGCTGATCGCCGTGCGCCGCGGGGAGAACCGGGTGCTCCAGGTGCCCGCCGCCTTCATCGGCGAGGGCAAGGTGGTGAAGGGCCTGGCCGGCACCCTGACGCTGCTCAAGGACGACGGGTTCACCGACGAGGAGATGCTGGAGTGGCTGTTCACTCCGGACCCCACCCTGCCGGGCACGCCCGCGCAGGCGCTGCGGGAGAATCGCGGCACGGAGGTGAAGCGGCGCGCCCAGGCGCTCGCCGTCTGA
- the thiE gene encoding thiamine phosphate synthase: protein MSATARTLPHAPTAREALAGARLYLCTDARRRQGDLPEFLDAVLAGGVDVVQLRDKGMEAGEELEHLAVLADAARRHGRLLAVNDRADVAHAIRSDVLHLGQGDLPVPAARAILGDDVLIGRSTHSEAEAEAAMREPGVDYFCTGPCWPTPTKPGRSAPGLSLVRHTAALRPERPWFAIGGIDESNLDEVLDAGARRVVVVRALTEADDPGDAAARLARRIRERD, encoded by the coding sequence ATGTCCGCCACCGCCCGTACGCTCCCGCACGCCCCGACGGCCCGGGAGGCCCTCGCGGGCGCCCGGCTGTACCTGTGCACCGACGCGCGCAGGCGCCAGGGCGACCTGCCGGAGTTCCTGGACGCGGTCCTCGCCGGCGGTGTGGACGTCGTGCAGCTCCGCGACAAGGGCATGGAGGCCGGTGAGGAGCTGGAGCACCTGGCCGTCCTGGCCGACGCCGCCCGCCGGCACGGCCGGCTGCTCGCGGTGAACGACCGCGCCGACGTCGCCCACGCCATCCGCTCCGACGTCCTGCACCTGGGCCAGGGCGATCTCCCCGTGCCCGCCGCGCGCGCCATCCTCGGCGACGACGTACTGATCGGCCGCTCCACGCACAGCGAGGCCGAGGCCGAGGCGGCGATGCGCGAACCGGGCGTGGACTACTTCTGCACCGGCCCCTGCTGGCCCACCCCCACCAAGCCCGGCCGCTCCGCGCCCGGCCTGTCCCTGGTGCGGCACACCGCCGCGCTGCGGCCCGAGCGGCCCTGGTTCGCCATCGGCGGCATCGACGAGAGCAACCTGGACGAGGTCCTGGACGCCGGAGCCCGGCGCGTCGTCGTCGTCCGCGCCCTCACCGAGGCCGACGACCCCGGTGACGCCGCGGCCCGCCTGGCCCGCCGGATCCGGGAACGCGACTGA